The Drosophila nasuta strain 15112-1781.00 chromosome 2L, ASM2355853v1, whole genome shotgun sequence genome window below encodes:
- the LOC132797846 gene encoding myosin heavy chain, muscle isoform X7 has protein sequence MPKPAASQEDEDPTPYLFVSLEQRRIDQSKPYDSKKNCWVPDEKEGYLLGDIKATKGDIVSVGLPGGETKDFKKDQLQQVNPPKYEKAEDMSNLTYLNDASVLHNLRQRYYNKLIYTYSGLFCVAINPYKRYPVYTNRCAKMYRGKRRNEVPPHIFAISDGAYVDMLTNHVNQSMLITGESGAGKTENTKKVIAYFATVGASTKKDESQKNKGSLEDQVVQTNPVLEAFGNAKTVRNDNSSRFGKFIRIHFGPTGKLAGADIETYLLEKARVISQQSLERSYHIFYQIMSGAVAGVKEMCFLSDNIYDYFNVSQGKVTVPSIDDSEEFQLADQAFDILGFTKQEKEDVYRITAAVMHMGGMKFKQRGREEQAEQDGEEEGGRVSKLFGCDTAELYKNLLKPRIKVGNEFVTQGRNVQQVTNSIGALCKGVFDRLFKWLVKKCNETLDTKQKRQHFIGVLDIAGFEIFDYNGFEQLCINFTNEKLQQFFNHHMFVLEQEEYQREGIEWTFIDFGMDLQLCIDLIEKPMGILSILEEESMFPKATDQTFSEKLTNTHLGKSAPFQKPKPPKPGQQAAHFAIGHYAGVVAYNITGWLEKNKDPLNDTVVDQFKKSQNKLLIEIFADHAGQSGGGEQAKGGRGKKGGGFATVSSAYKEQLNSLMTTLRSTQPHFVRCIIPNEMKQPGVVDAHLVMHQLTCNGVLEGIRICRKGFPNRMVYPDFKMRYMILAPAVMAAEKLPKNAATKCLEAVGLDADLYRIGNTKVFFRAGVLGQMEEFRDERLGKIMSWMQAWARGYLARKGFKKLQEQRVALKVVQRNLRKYLQLRTWPWYKLWQKIKPLLNVSRIEDEIARLEEKAKKAEELHAAEVKVRKELEALNAKLLAEKTALLDSLSGEKGQLQDFQERNAKLQAQKNDLENQLRDIQERLTQEEDARNQLFQQKKKADQEISGLKKDIEDLELNIQKAEQDKATKDHQIRNLNDEIAHQDELINKLNKEKKMQGESNQKTGEELQAAEDKINHLNKVKAKLEQTLDELEDSLEREKKVRGDVEKSKRKVEGDLKLTQEAVADLERNKKELEQTIQRKDKELSSITAKLEDEQVVVGKHQRQIKELQARIEELEEEVEAERQARAKAEKQRADLARELEELGERLEEAGGATSAQIELNKKREAELSKLRRDLEEANIQHESTLANLRKKHNDAVAEMAEQVDQLNKLKAKAEHDRQTCHNELNQTRTACDQLARDKAAQEKIAKQLQHTLNEVQSKLDETNRTLNDFDASKKKLSIENSDLLRQLEEAESQVSQLSKIKISLTTQLEDTKRLADEESRERATLLGKFRNLEHDLDNLREQVEEEAEGKADLQRQLSKANAEAQVWRSKYESDGVARSEELEEAKRKLQARLAEAEETIESLNQKCIGLEKTKQRLSTEVEDLQLEVDRANAIANAAEKKQKAFDKIIGEWKLKVDDLAAELDASQKECRNYSTELFRLKGAYEEGQEQLEAVRRENKNLADEVKDLLDQIGEGGRNIHEIEKARKRLEAEKDELQAALEEAEAALEQEENKVLRAQLELSQVRQEIDRRIQEKEEEFENTRKNHQRALDSMQASLEAEAKGKAEALRMKKKLEADINELEIALDHANKANAEAQKNIKRYQQQLKDIQTALEEEQRARDDAREQLGISERRANALQNELEESRTLLEQADRGRRQAEQELADAHEQLNEVSAQNASISAAKRKLESELQTLHSDLDELLNEAKNSEEKAKKAMVDAARLADELRAEQDHAQTQEKLRKALEQQIKELQVRLDEAEANALKGGKKAIQKLEQRVRELENELDGEQRRHADAQKNLRKSERRIKELSFQSEEDRKNHERMQDLVDKLQQKIKTYKRQIEEAEEIAALNLAKFRKAQQELEEAEERADLAEQAISKFRAKGRAGSVGRGASPAPRATSVRPQFDGLAFPPRFDLAPENEF, from the exons ATGCCGAAGCCAGCCGCTAGCCAGGAGGATGAGGATCCCACCCCATACCTGTTCGTGTCTTTGGAACAAAGACGTATCGATCAATCGAAACCCTATGATTCGAAGAAGAACTGTTGGGTGCCCGACGAGAAGGAGGGTTATCTCCTTGGTGACATCAAGGCTACCAAGGGTGATATCGTCTCCGTCGGTCTGCCTGGTGGAGAG acCAAAGACTTCAAGAAAGATCAGCTCCAGCAGGTGAACCCTCCGAAATACGAAAAAGCTGAGGATATGTCTAACTTGACATACCTTAACGATGCCTCTGTGCTCCATAACTTGAGGCAGAGATACTACAACAAGCTCATCTAT ACCTACTCCGGTCTTTTCTGCGTTGCCATCAATCCTTACAAGCGCTACCCCGTCTATACCAACCGTTGCGCTAAGATGTACCGTGGCAAGCGCCGTAATGAGGTGCCACCCCATATTTTCGCCATCTCTGACGGTGCCTACGTCGACATGTTGACCAACCACGTGAATCAATCCATGTTGATTACCGGTGAGTCTGGTGCTGGTAAGACTGAGAACACGAAGAAGGTCATTGCGTACTTCGCCACTGTCGGCGCTTCGACCAAGAAGGATGAGTCCCAGAAGAACAAGGGCTCCCTTGAGGATCAGGTTGTGCAAACTAACCCTGTGCTTGAGGCCTTCGGTAACGCCAAGACCGTGCGTAACGATAACTCCTCTCGTTTC GGTAAATTCATCCGTATTCACTTCGGCCCCACCGGTAAACTGGCTGGTGCTGATATTGAGACCT ATCTGTTGGAGAAGGCTCGTGTCATCTCTCAGCAATCTCTGGAGCGCTCCTACCACATCTTCTACCAGATCATGTCTGGTGCCGTCGCTGGTGTTAAAG AAATGTGCTTCCTCTCTGATAACATTTACGACTACTTTAACGTATCCCAGGGCAAGGTTACTGTGCCCAGTATTGATGACTCTGAGGAATTCCAGCTTGCAGAT CAAGCCTTCGACATCTTGGGCTTCACCAAGCAGGAGAAGGAGGATGTGTACCGCATCACCGCCGCTGTCATGCACATGGGTGGCATGAAGTTCAAGCAACGTGGTCGCGAGGAGCAGGCTGAGCAGGACGGTGAAGAGGAGGGTGGCCGTGTGTCTAAGCTGTTCGGCTGCGACACCGCTGAGCTGTACAAGAACTTGCTCAAGCCCCGCATCAAGGTCGGTAACGAGTTCGTCACCCAGGGCCGTAACGTCCAGCAGGTCACCAACTCCATCGGTGCTCTGTGCAAGGGTGTCTTCGATCGTCTCTTCAAATGGCTGGTCAAGAAGTGTAACGAGACTCTGGATACCAAGCAGAAGCGTCAGCATTTCATTGGTGTGCTGGATATTGCTGGTTTTGAAATCTTCGAC TACAACGGTTTCGAACAATTGTGCATCAATTTCACTAACGAAAAACTGCAACAATTCTTCAACCATCACATGTTTGTTTTGGAACAAGAAGAATATCAACGCGAGGGCATCGAATGGACCTTCATTGATTTCGGCATGGATCTGCAATTGTGTATTGATTTGATTGAAAAG CCTATGGGTATCTTGTCCATCCTGGAAGAAGAGTCTATGTTCCCCAAGGCCACCGATCAGACCTTCTCGGAGAAGTTGACCAACACCCATTTGGGCAAGTCAGCTCCATTCCAGAAGCCCAAGCCACCAAAGCCCGGCCAGCAGGCTGCTCACTTTGCCATTGGCCATTATGCTGGTGTTGTCGCCTATAACATCACCGGTTGGTTGGAGAAGAACAAGGATCCTCTGAACGACACTGTTGTCGACCAGTTCAAGAAGTCGCAGAACAAGCTGCTCATCGAAATCTTCGCTGATCATGCTGGTCAGTCCGGTGGCGGTGAACAGGCTAAGGGCGGTCGTGGCAAGAAGGGTGGTGGCTTCGCTACCGTCTCGTCGGCCTACAAGGAGCAGTTGAACAGCTTGATGACCACTCTGCGTTCGACACAGCCTCACTTCGTCCGTTGCATCATTCCCAACGAGATGAAACAACCTGGCGTGGTTGATGCCCACTTGGTCATGCACCAGCTGACTTGTAACGGTGTGCTTGAAGGTATCCGTATTTGCCGTAAAGGTTTCCCCAACAGAATGGTCTACCCCGATTTCAAGATGCG TTATATGATTCTGGCACCAGCTGTCATGGCAGCCGAAAAACTGCCAAAGAACGCTGCCACCAAATGTTTGGAAGCCGTTGGACTGGACGCAGACTTGTATCGCATTGGTAACACCAAG GTGTTCTTCCGTGCCGGTGTCCTGGGTCAGATGGAAGAGTTCCGTGATGAGCGTTTGGGCAAGATCATGTCCTGGATGCAAGCCTGGGCTCGTGGTTACCTGGCCCGTAAGGGCTTCAAGAAGCTGCAGGAGCAGCGTGTTGCCCTCAAGGTCGTCCAGCGCAATCTGCGCAAATACCTGCAGCTGCGTACCTGGCCCTGGTACAAACTGTGGCAGAAGATCAAGCCTCTGCTCAACGTCAGCCGTATTGAGGATGAGATTGCC CGTCTGGAAGAGAAGGCCAAGAAGGCTGAGGAACTGCATGCCGCTGAAGTGAAAGTGCGCAAGGAATTGGAGGCTCTGAACGCCAAGTTGTTGGCTGAGAAGACCGCTCTGTTGGACTCTCTGTCCGGCGAGAAGGGTCAGCTGCAGGACTTCCAGGAACGCAACGCTAAGTTGCAGGCCCAGAAGAACGACCTCGAGAACCAGCTGCGC GACATCCAAGAGCGCCTGACTCAGGAGGAAGATGCCCGCAACCAGCTGTtccagcagaagaagaaggccGACCAGGAGATCTCTGGCCTGAAGAAGGACATCGAGGATCTGGAGCTGAACATCCAGAAGGCCGAGCAAGATAAGGCCACCAAGGATCACCAGATCCGCAACTTGAACGACGAGATCGCCCACCAGGATGAGCTCATCAACAAGTTGAACAAGGAGAAGAAGATGCAGGGCGAGAGCAACCAGAAGACTGGTGAGGAACTGCAGGCCGCCGAGGACAAGATCAACCACTTGAACAAGGTTAAGGCTAAGCTCGAGCAGACCCTCGACGAACTCGAGGATTCTCTGGAGCGTGAGAAGAAGGTGCGCGGTGATGTTGAGAAGTCCAAGCGCAAGGTTGAGGGTGACCTCAAGCTGACCCAGGAGGCTGTTGCCGATCTGGAGCGCAACAAGAAGGAGTTGGAGCAGACCATCCAGCGCAAGGACAAGGAACTGTCCTCCATCACCGCCAAGCTCGAAGACGAGCAGGTCGTTGTTGGCAAGCACCAGCGCCAGATCAAGGAACTGCAGGCCCGCATCGAGGAGCTCGAGGAGGAGGTCGAGGCCGAGCGTCAAGCCCGCGCCAAGGCCGAGAAGCAGCGCGCCGATTTGGCTCGTGAGCTCGAGGAATTGGGTGAGCGTCTGGAAGAGGCTGGCGGTGCCACCTCTGCCCAGATTGAGCTCAACAAGAAGCGTGAGGCTGAGCTGAGCAAGCTGCGTCGCGATCTTGAGGAGGCCAACATCCAGCACGAATCCACCCTGGCTAACCTGCGCAAAAAGCACAACGATGCCGTCGCCGAGATGGCTGAGCAGGTTGATCAGCTCAACAAGCTGAAGGCCAA GGCTGAGCACGATCGTCAGACTTGCCACAACGAGTTGAATCAAACTCGTACCGCCTGCGATCAGTTGGCACGCGATAAG GCCGCCCAGGAGAAGATCgccaagcagctgcagcacacCCTCAACGAGGTCCAATCGAAATTGGATGAGACCAACAGGACTCTGAACGATTTCGATGCCAGCAAGAAGAAGCTGTCCATTGAGAACTCCGACCTGCTCCGCCAATTGGAGGAAGCCGAGTCCCAGGTGTCTCAGCTGTCCAAGATCAAGATCTCCTTGACCACCCAGCTGGAGGATACCAAGCGTCTGGCCGACGAAGAGTCGCGCGAGCGTGCCACCCTTTTGGGCAAGTTCCGCAACTTGGAGCACGACCTCGACAACTTGCGCGAGCAGGTTGAGGAGGAGGCTGAGGGCAAGGCTGATTTGCAGCGTCAACTCAGCAAGGCCAACGCCGAGGCTCAGGTCTGGCGCAGCAAGTACGAATCCGATGGTGTTGCCCGCTCTGAGGAGTTGGAGGAAGCCAAGAGGAAGCTGCAGGCCCGCCTTGCTGAGGCTGAGGAGACCATTGAGTCGCTCAACCAGAAGTGCATTGGCCTGGAGAAGACCAAGCAGCGTCTGTCCACCGAAGTCGAGGACTTGCAGCTGGAGGTCGACCGTGCCAACGCCATTGCCAACGCCGCCGAGAAGAAGCAGAAGGCATTCGACAAGATCATTGGCGAATGGAAGCTCAAGGTCGACGATTTGGCTGCTGAGCTCGATGCCTCCCAGAAGGAGTGCCGCAACTACTCCACCGAGTTGTTCCGTCTTAAGGGCGCCTACGAGGAAGGCCAGGAGCAGCTGGAGGCTGTCCGTCGTGAGAACAAGAACTTGGCTGATGAAGTCAAGGATCTGCTCGACCAGATCGGTGAGGGTGGCCGCAACATCCATGAGATCGAGAAGGCCCGCAAGCGCCTGGAAGCCGAAAAGGACGAGCTCCAGGCTGCTCTTGAGGAAGCTGAGGCTGCTCTTGAACAGGAGGAGAACAAGGTGCTCCGCGCCCAGCTGGAGCTGTCCCAGGTGCGCCAGGAAATCGACCGCCGCATCCAGGAGAAGGAAGAGGAATTCGAGAACACCCGCAAGAACCACCAGCGCGCTCTCGACTCCATGCAAGCCTCCCTTGAGGCTGAGGCCAAGGGTAAGGCTGAGGCCCTCCGCATGAAGAAGAAGTTGGAAGCCGACATCAACGAATTGGAGATTGCTCTGGATCATGCCAACAAG GCTAACGCCGAGGCCCAGAAGAACATCAAGCGCTACCAACAGCAGCTCAAGGACATCCAGACCGCCCTTGAGGAAGAACAGAGAGCCCGTGACGATGCCCGTGAACAGCTGGGTATCTCTGAGCGTCGTGCCAACGCTCTGCAGAACGAACTCGAGGAGTCCCGCACTCTGCTGGAGCAGGCCGACCGCGGCCGTCGCCAGGCCGAGCAGGAACTGGCCGATGCCCACGAACAGTTGAACGAAGTTTCCGCCCAGAACGCTTCCATCTCCGCTGCCAAGAGGAAGTTGGAGTCTGAGCTCCAGACTCTGCACTCTGACCTGGATGAGCTCCTCAACGAAGCCAAGAACTCCGAGGAGAAGGCCAAGAAGGCTATGGTTGATGCCGCCCGCCTGGCTGATGAGCTCCGCGCTGAGCAGGATCATGCCCAGACCCAGGAGAAATTGAGGAAGGCCCTTGAGCAGCAGATCAAGGAACTGCAGGTCCGTCTGGATGAGGCTGAGGCCAACGCTCTTAAGGGTGGCAAGAAGGCTATCCAGAAGTTGGAGCAGCGCGTCCGCGAGCTCGAGAACGAGCTGGATGGTGAGCAGAGGAGACACGCCGATGCCCAGAAGAACTTGCGCAAGTCCGAGCGTCGCATCAAGGAGTTGAGCTTCCAGTCTGAGGAGGACCGCAAGAACCACGAGCGCATGCAGGATCTGGTTGACAAGCTGCAACAGAAGATCAAGACATACAAGAGGCAGATTGAGGAGGCTGAGGAAATCGCTGCCCTCAACTTGGCCAAATTCCGCAAGGCCCAGCAGGAGCTCGAGGAAGCTGAGGAGCGTGCCGATCTGGCTGAACAGGCCATTAGCAAATTCCGCGCCAAGGGACGTGCCGGTTCTGTCGGTCGTGGTGCCAGCCCAGCG CCCCGTGCGACATCCGTTAGGCCACAATTCGACGGATTGGCTTTCCCACCAAGATTCGACCTTGCTCCTGAAAACGAATTCTAA